A window of the Mesorhizobium opportunistum WSM2075 genome harbors these coding sequences:
- a CDS encoding NAD(P)/FAD-dependent oxidoreductase, with translation MQAIDCVVAGAGVVGLAVARALALSGREVVVIEQADAIGTVTSSRNSEVIHAGLHYAPGSLKARLCVEGRRLLYAYCAEHGVAHARTGKLIVASEPGQMDGLRTIQANARRCGVEDLELLTRGEAESLEPALTCAGALLSPSTGIVDSHALMLSLRGDAEAAGAAFAFLTCVAGATIDADGIRVDTRDADGETFALEARAFVNAAGLDAQAMAGRIEGFPQSLIPRQWLARGNYFALPGRSPFSRLIYPVPVEGGLGVHLTHDLSGSARFGPDVEWIDHVDYTVDPGRSAVFYEAIRRYWPDLGDGALQPAYAGIRPKLSGPGQPAADFMIQGPGDHGLGRIVNLFGIESPGLTASLAIADHVVALLYPE, from the coding sequence ATGCAGGCAATCGACTGTGTTGTCGCCGGAGCAGGCGTCGTCGGGCTTGCCGTCGCCAGGGCGCTTGCCTTGTCGGGCCGCGAGGTGGTGGTCATCGAGCAAGCCGATGCGATCGGCACCGTCACCAGTTCGCGCAATTCCGAAGTCATCCACGCCGGGCTCCATTATGCGCCGGGCAGCCTGAAGGCCCGGCTCTGCGTCGAAGGCCGCCGGCTCCTCTACGCCTACTGCGCCGAGCACGGCGTCGCCCATGCACGGACCGGCAAGCTGATCGTCGCCAGCGAGCCAGGGCAGATGGACGGGTTGCGGACGATCCAGGCCAATGCGCGCCGCTGCGGGGTCGAGGATCTCGAGCTTTTGACACGCGGCGAAGCCGAAAGCCTGGAGCCGGCGCTGACATGCGCCGGCGCGCTGCTGTCGCCGTCGACCGGCATCGTCGACAGCCATGCCTTGATGCTGTCGCTGCGCGGCGACGCCGAGGCGGCCGGCGCGGCCTTCGCTTTCCTGACCTGCGTGGCCGGCGCGACGATCGACGCCGACGGGATCCGTGTCGACACGCGCGATGCCGATGGCGAGACCTTCGCTTTGGAGGCCCGCGCCTTCGTCAACGCCGCGGGCCTCGACGCGCAGGCCATGGCCGGCCGGATCGAGGGGTTCCCGCAAAGCCTCATCCCCCGGCAGTGGCTGGCGCGCGGAAATTATTTCGCGCTTCCAGGCCGGTCGCCGTTTTCGCGGCTGATCTACCCGGTTCCGGTCGAAGGCGGCCTCGGTGTCCACCTGACGCACGATCTCAGCGGCAGCGCGCGCTTTGGGCCTGATGTCGAATGGATCGACCATGTGGATTACACGGTCGATCCAGGCCGGAGCGCCGTCTTCTACGAAGCGATCCGCCGTTATTGGCCCGACCTTGGCGATGGCGCCCTGCAACCGGCCTATGCCGGCATCAGGCCGAAACTGTCGGGTCCCGGCCAGCCGGCGGCCGACTTCATGATCCAGGGTCCGGGCGATCATGGCCTCGGCCGGATCGTCAACCTGTTCGGCATAGAGAGCCCCGGCCTGACGGCAAGCCTGGCGATCGCCGATCATGTCGTCGCGCTGCTGTACCCGGAATGA
- a CDS encoding ABC transporter ATP-binding protein/permease — protein MSEAKPKSTPADGIRPRGNPKPRRGKSRRQGPRDQTSGEPGEEKPTPADAAPEVDGQAGPPPEAIEPDPQLTPEEAEQARKKYLLRRFWIGGRGYWGRQGDKLAWPLTIGLLILIVINVGFQYGINVWNRAFFDAIEQRNVHTVYVLSAIFLPLVAGSASLVIAQVYLRMTMQRRWRSWLTTSVIARWLTNGRYYQLNLVAGDHSNPEARLTEDLRIATESPVDFISGVIIATLSASTFIVVLWTIGGALSFTLGGSTFTVPGFLVITAVIYAAITSTSMVIIGRDFVRLSEEKNQSEAEFRYVLTRVRENGESIALLGGEEEERSGIDRTFAGVLKRWAQLTGQHMRTALVSQGSSLFAPVVPVLLCAPKFLEGSMSLGQVMQAASAFAIVQSAFGWLVDNYPRLADWNASARRIASLMMSLDGLERAEQSDELGRIKRGETGNGAMLSLDNLSVTLDDGSSVVKETKVEIEPGERVLVAGESGSGKSTLVRAVAGLWPWGGGNVNFHAGRRLFMLPQRPYIPTGTLRRAVAYPAAADKWTIKQIKAALDKVGLGYLTDRIKEEAPWDQTLSGGEKQRLAFARLLLHRPDIVVLDEATSALDEKSQDTMMMTVIRELPDVTIISVAHRAELEAFHSRKITLERREGGAKLVSDIDLVPRKRKRSLLKRALWGSGSGASNRG, from the coding sequence ATGTCCGAGGCGAAACCCAAATCGACACCGGCCGACGGCATCAGACCGCGCGGCAACCCGAAGCCGCGTCGAGGAAAGTCGCGACGGCAAGGGCCGCGTGACCAGACGTCAGGCGAGCCGGGCGAAGAAAAGCCAACGCCCGCCGACGCAGCGCCGGAGGTCGACGGCCAGGCGGGGCCGCCACCGGAAGCTATCGAACCCGATCCGCAGCTGACGCCCGAGGAGGCCGAGCAGGCGCGCAAGAAATACCTGCTGCGGCGTTTCTGGATCGGCGGACGCGGCTATTGGGGACGGCAGGGCGACAAGCTCGCCTGGCCGCTCACAATCGGGCTGTTGATCCTGATCGTCATCAATGTCGGCTTCCAGTACGGGATCAACGTCTGGAACCGCGCGTTCTTCGACGCCATCGAGCAACGCAACGTCCACACCGTCTATGTGCTCAGCGCTATATTCCTGCCCCTCGTTGCCGGAAGCGCGAGCCTTGTCATCGCGCAGGTTTATCTGCGCATGACGATGCAGCGCCGCTGGCGATCCTGGCTCACGACGTCGGTCATAGCGCGCTGGCTTACCAATGGCCGCTACTATCAGTTGAACCTCGTCGCGGGCGACCATTCGAACCCCGAAGCCCGCCTCACCGAGGATCTGCGGATCGCCACCGAGTCGCCCGTCGATTTCATCTCCGGCGTGATCATCGCCACACTGTCGGCCTCGACCTTCATCGTGGTGCTGTGGACGATCGGCGGAGCCTTGAGCTTCACATTGGGAGGCTCGACCTTCACCGTGCCCGGTTTCCTCGTCATCACGGCCGTGATCTATGCCGCGATCACCTCCACCTCGATGGTCATCATCGGCCGCGATTTCGTCCGGCTGTCCGAGGAAAAGAACCAGTCGGAAGCCGAGTTCCGCTACGTGCTGACCCGCGTGCGCGAAAACGGCGAGAGCATTGCCTTGCTCGGCGGCGAGGAGGAGGAGCGCAGCGGCATCGACAGGACCTTTGCCGGCGTGCTGAAGCGATGGGCACAACTGACCGGACAGCATATGCGCACGGCACTGGTCTCGCAGGGCTCGAGCCTGTTCGCGCCGGTCGTGCCGGTGCTGCTGTGCGCGCCAAAATTTCTCGAAGGCTCGATGTCGCTCGGCCAGGTCATGCAGGCGGCCTCGGCCTTCGCCATCGTGCAGAGCGCCTTCGGGTGGCTGGTCGACAATTATCCACGTCTTGCCGACTGGAACGCCTCCGCACGCCGCATCGCCTCGCTGATGATGTCGCTCGATGGGCTGGAGCGCGCCGAGCAGAGCGACGAGCTGGGGCGTATCAAGCGTGGCGAGACCGGCAACGGCGCGATGCTCAGCCTCGACAATCTCTCCGTGACGCTCGACGACGGCTCCTCCGTGGTCAAGGAAACGAAGGTCGAAATCGAACCGGGAGAGCGGGTGCTGGTGGCCGGCGAATCCGGTTCGGGCAAGTCGACCTTGGTGCGGGCCGTTGCGGGCCTGTGGCCATGGGGCGGTGGCAACGTCAATTTCCACGCCGGCAGGCGCCTGTTCATGCTGCCGCAACGCCCCTACATCCCCACCGGCACGCTTCGCCGCGCGGTCGCCTATCCCGCGGCGGCGGACAAGTGGACGATCAAGCAGATCAAGGCTGCCCTCGACAAGGTGGGGCTCGGCTATCTCACCGACAGGATCAAGGAAGAGGCGCCATGGGACCAGACGCTGTCGGGTGGCGAAAAGCAGCGCCTCGCCTTCGCGCGCCTGCTGCTGCATCGCCCCGATATCGTGGTGCTGGATGAGGCGACCTCGGCGCTCGACGAGAAGAGCCAGGACACGATGATGATGACGGTGATCCGCGAACTGCCTGATGTCACCATCATCAGCGTGGCGCATCGCGCGGAGCTCGAAGCCTTTCACAGCCGCAAGATCACCCTGGAAAGGCGTGAGGGCGGCGCCAAGCTCGTCAGCGATATCGACCTCGTCCCGCGCAAGCGCAAACGCAGCTTGCTGAAGCGTGCCTTGTGGGGCTCCGGCTCCGGCGCTTCCAACCGTGGTTAG
- a CDS encoding malonate--CoA ligase, which translates to MSNHLFDAFRSRMPVPGHLLMETDDGRSLTHGDMLARSGQLAHALLQLGVEPGDRVAVQVEKSPEAVLLYLACVRAGAVFLPLNTAYTLTELGYFFDDAAPRVIVCDPARAADVAAMVEPSGAVVVTLDRNGQGSLADQASRQSSDFHDVVRGGDDLAAILYTSGTTGRSKGAMLSHENLASNARVLVDQWRFTADDVLIHALPIFHTHGLFVATNVVLMAGASMLFEQKFDAGRIVSLLSRATVLMGVPTFYVRLLQQDGLDREATKTIRLFVSGSAPLLAETHRAWRERTGHAILERYGMTETNMNTSNPYEGERRAGTVGFPLPGVSLRIADPDSGRTLAQSEVGMIEVKGPNVFGGYWRMPDKTKAEFRADGFFITGDLGMIDADGYVHIVGRGKDLIISGGYNIYPKELESEIDALDGVLESAVIGVAHPDFGEGVTAVVVRAPASRITGAEILRAIAGRVAKYKHPKQVIFVDELPRNTMGKVQKNLLRDAYKDLYAS; encoded by the coding sequence ATGAGCAATCATCTGTTCGATGCGTTCCGGTCCCGGATGCCGGTGCCCGGGCATCTGTTGATGGAAACCGACGATGGCCGCTCGCTCACCCATGGCGACATGCTGGCGCGGTCGGGACAGCTCGCGCATGCGCTGCTGCAATTGGGTGTCGAGCCCGGCGATCGGGTGGCCGTGCAGGTCGAGAAGAGCCCGGAGGCGGTCCTGCTCTATCTCGCCTGCGTGCGCGCCGGTGCCGTCTTCCTGCCGCTCAACACCGCCTATACGCTGACCGAACTTGGCTATTTCTTCGACGACGCTGCACCTCGGGTCATCGTCTGCGATCCTGCAAGGGCTGCGGATGTCGCTGCGATGGTTGAGCCGTCCGGCGCCGTCGTGGTCACGCTCGACCGCAACGGCCAGGGATCGCTGGCGGACCAGGCATCGCGGCAATCGTCCGACTTCCATGATGTCGTGCGGGGCGGGGACGATCTTGCCGCGATCCTCTACACGTCGGGAACGACCGGTCGCTCGAAAGGCGCCATGCTCAGCCACGAAAATCTGGCCTCGAACGCTCGGGTGCTGGTCGATCAATGGCGCTTCACGGCGGACGATGTGCTGATCCACGCGCTGCCGATCTTCCACACCCATGGCCTGTTCGTCGCCACCAACGTTGTCCTGATGGCCGGCGCCTCGATGCTGTTCGAACAGAAATTCGACGCGGGCCGCATCGTCTCGCTGCTGTCGCGCGCAACAGTGCTGATGGGCGTGCCGACCTTCTACGTACGCCTGCTGCAGCAGGATGGCCTGGACCGCGAGGCGACGAAGACAATCCGCCTGTTCGTGTCGGGCTCGGCGCCGCTGCTGGCCGAGACGCACAGGGCCTGGCGCGAGCGCACCGGCCACGCCATCCTCGAACGCTACGGCATGACCGAAACCAACATGAACACGTCGAACCCGTATGAGGGCGAACGGCGCGCAGGCACCGTCGGTTTCCCCTTGCCCGGCGTGTCGCTGCGCATCGCCGATCCCGACAGCGGCAGGACGCTGGCCCAAAGCGAGGTCGGCATGATCGAGGTGAAGGGTCCAAACGTGTTCGGCGGCTACTGGCGCATGCCGGATAAGACCAAGGCGGAATTCCGTGCCGACGGCTTCTTCATCACAGGCGATCTCGGCATGATCGACGCCGACGGCTATGTCCACATTGTCGGCCGGGGCAAGGACCTGATCATTTCGGGCGGCTACAACATCTATCCGAAGGAACTCGAAAGCGAGATCGACGCGCTCGACGGGGTCTTGGAAAGCGCCGTCATCGGCGTCGCCCATCCAGATTTCGGCGAAGGCGTCACCGCGGTCGTCGTGCGGGCGCCGGCGTCGCGGATCACCGGCGCCGAAATCCTCCGCGCCATCGCCGGGCGCGTGGCGAAGTACAAGCATCCGAAGCAGGTGATCTTCGTCGACGAACTGCCGCGCAACACGATGGGCAAGGTCCAGAAGAATCTTCTGCGCGACGCCTACAAGGACCTCTACGCATCCTGA
- a CDS encoding GntR family transcriptional regulator, which produces MTYGAANLNDDGTGSKSTLASTVYHQLRDDLLGGALETESKLRVEWVVSKYGAGASPVREALNRLASEGLLGRHDQRGFFIMPVTATELEELTRTRCWLEERALRESIAHRTAEWEEQLVLALHRLGRASRHDLPSINPDWEKLHRTFHRVLISACRSHWLVGFCDQLSDHAYRYRQMANDGEGIQRDGFAEHRLIAECALDGNADGAVQALIDHYQLTASMCMERFKQNETAAAPAERARR; this is translated from the coding sequence TTGACCTACGGAGCTGCCAATCTGAACGACGACGGCACAGGATCCAAAAGCACGCTTGCCAGTACGGTCTATCATCAGCTGCGCGATGATCTTCTCGGCGGCGCTCTCGAAACTGAAAGCAAGCTGCGGGTCGAGTGGGTTGTTTCCAAGTATGGCGCCGGCGCCTCTCCGGTTCGGGAAGCCCTCAACCGCCTTGCCTCCGAAGGGCTTCTTGGCCGCCACGACCAGCGCGGCTTCTTCATCATGCCGGTCACCGCGACGGAGCTCGAGGAGCTGACGCGCACCCGCTGCTGGCTCGAGGAACGCGCCCTTCGCGAATCCATTGCCCACCGCACCGCCGAATGGGAAGAACAGCTGGTGCTGGCGCTGCATCGCCTGGGGCGCGCGTCACGGCATGATCTCCCGTCGATCAATCCGGATTGGGAGAAATTGCACCGCACCTTCCATCGGGTGCTGATCTCGGCCTGCCGGTCGCACTGGCTGGTGGGTTTCTGCGATCAGCTTTCCGATCACGCCTACCGCTACCGGCAAATGGCCAATGACGGCGAAGGCATCCAGCGCGACGGTTTCGCCGAACACCGGCTGATCGCCGAATGCGCGCTGGATGGCAATGCCGACGGTGCCGTCCAGGCACTGATCGATCACTACCAGCTGACCGCTTCCATGTGCATGGAGCGCTTCAAGCAGAACGAAACGGCCGCCGCCCCGGCCGAACGCGCCCGACGCTAG
- the rpe gene encoding ribulose-phosphate 3-epimerase produces the protein MSKKTLIAPSVLASDFSRLGDEVEAVAAAGADWIHLDVMDGHFVPNITFGPPVIKAIRSRTKAFFDCHLMIAPADPYLAAFADAGCDGMTVHAEAGPHLDRSLQTIRNLGKKAGVSLNPATPESAVEYVLDRLDLILIMTVNPGFGGQAFIPGIVDKVRRVKALIGDRPIRIEIDGGISAETAPLVTAAGADVLVAGAAIFKGGSVEAYRANIEAIRTAADKAAG, from the coding sequence ATGAGCAAAAAGACCTTGATCGCACCTTCGGTGCTGGCTTCGGACTTTTCCAGGCTTGGCGACGAAGTCGAGGCCGTCGCGGCCGCTGGCGCCGACTGGATACATCTCGATGTCATGGATGGCCATTTCGTCCCCAACATCACCTTCGGCCCGCCGGTCATCAAGGCGATCCGCAGCCGCACCAAGGCCTTCTTCGACTGCCATCTGATGATCGCGCCGGCCGATCCCTATCTCGCCGCCTTCGCCGACGCCGGCTGTGACGGCATGACGGTGCACGCCGAGGCCGGGCCGCATCTCGACCGCTCGCTGCAGACCATCAGGAATCTCGGCAAGAAAGCCGGTGTCTCGCTCAACCCGGCGACGCCGGAAAGCGCTGTCGAATACGTGCTCGACCGTCTTGACCTGATCCTGATCATGACCGTCAATCCGGGTTTCGGCGGTCAGGCCTTCATTCCAGGGATCGTCGACAAGGTGAGACGAGTCAAGGCACTGATCGGCGATCGGCCGATCCGCATCGAGATCGACGGTGGCATTTCGGCTGAAACAGCGCCCCTGGTCACCGCTGCCGGCGCCGACGTGCTGGTCGCCGGCGCCGCCATCTTCAAGGGCGGCAGCGTCGAAGCCTACCGGGCCAACATCGAGGCGATCCGGACGGCGGCCGACAAGGCCGCCGGCTAA